In Antennarius striatus isolate MH-2024 chromosome 10, ASM4005453v1, whole genome shotgun sequence, one DNA window encodes the following:
- the LOC137602299 gene encoding integral membrane protein 2A-like yields the protein MVKIAFNSALAHKALGKEAPAAVTDPELASPAVSEGSTGRCLLTLLGIAFILSGLIVGGACLYRYFTPKRLYHGAMQFSDVSGGAAAESQPYYLPRVEEEMEISDSMAVISVPPPRFRPGDPAYILHDFNRKLTAYLDLTLRTCFVIPLNTSVVLPPQDLIDLFSQLMSGSYHSYLVQEDLVVTERILDVMPLGFYIHRLCDGKETYRMQRRSSLPGVGIQKRSTEECFTFHHFENTFVTQTRICKA from the exons ATGGTGAAGATCGCTTTTAACTCGGCCCTGGCGCACAAGGCGCTGGGCAAAGAGGCGCCGGCCGCTGTGACG GACCCGGAGCTGGCCTCTCCGGCGGTCAGTGAAGGCTCCACAGGTCGCTGCCTGCTCACCCTGCTGGGCATCGCCTTCATCCTCAGTGGGCTCATCGTGGGGGGAGCGTGTCTCTACCGGTACTTCACCCCCAAG AGGCTGTATCACGGTGCGATGCAGTTCAGTGACGTGTCGGGcggagctgcagcagagagcCAGCCGTACTATCTGCCgcgggtggaggaggagatggagatatCCGACAGCATGGCCGTCATCAGCGTCCCTCCACCCCGCTTCAGACCCGGAGACCCAGCTTACATCCTCCATGACTTCAACAGG AAGCTGACGGCGTATCTTGACCTGACTCTGAGGACCTGCTTCGTGATTCCTCTGAACACCTCGGTAGTGCTGCCCCCCCAGGACCTCATCGACCTCTTCTCTCAGCTGATG TCTGGCTCCTACCACAGCTACCTGGTGCAGGAGGACCTGGTGGTGACGGAGCGCATCCTCGACGTCATGCCGCTGGGCTTCTACATTCACCGCCTGTGTGACGGAAAGGAAACCTACCGAATGCAGCGCCGCTCCAGCCTGCCAG GCGTGGGCATCCAGAAGCGCTCTACGGAGGAATGCTTTACCTTCCACCACTTCGAGAACACGTTTGTAACGCAGACCAGGATCTGCAAGGCTTGA